CGGAAGCGGCGGATGCCGACGATGCCGCGCACCACGCCGACGGGGACGCCCATACGGTCGAGCCGGCCTCCCTGCTCCACATGGATCTCCACGTAGCAGGCCAGCTCGCCCGGCCGCCGGGCCGCCTCCGCCAGCCGGCGCGGGTCGAGGCCCGCCTCTCGCATGGCGTCGCCCACGTCGCTCTCGCGCTCCGCGAAGGCGGGCTCCAGCAGGCCGGCCATGGCGCGGCTGCCAAAGAGGCCGCCGCCGATGCGTCCCTCCTCGTCGGCGAAGACCAGCACCTCCAGCGGGTGGCGGAGCGGTGCGCCCGCCCGGCGGAGCGCGTCCGCCACCTCCACCGCCGCCAGGACGCCGTAGGCGCCGTCCAGGGCGCCCCCGTGGGGCACCGTGTCGATGTGGGAGCCCAGGGCGACGGCGCCCCCCTGGGCACCCGGTACGTCCAGCCGGCC
The nucleotide sequence above comes from Bacillota bacterium. Encoded proteins:
- a CDS encoding M20/M25/M40 family metallo-hydrolase; translated protein: MSAVAATINGQRLLERIEELGRVGRLPEAQGGGINRPTYGPAWMEARSRVAAWMSEAGLAVRVDAAGNLIGRLDVPGAQGGAVALGSHIDTVPHGGALDGAYGVLAAVEVADALRRAGAPLRHPLEVLVFADEEGRIGGGLFGSRAMAGLLEPAFAERESDVGDAMREAGLDPRRLAEAARRPGELACYVEIHVEQGGRLDRMGVPVGVVRGIVGIRRFR